From a single Cytophagales bacterium WSM2-2 genomic region:
- the rsmA gene encoding ribosomal RNA small subunit methyltransferase A gives MIRPKKFLGQHFLKDQNIASKIVEALSLPSQKNFVLEIGPGTGVLTQFLIKKENIDLHLVEIDRESVPYLKEHYPALREKITQGDFLEMDLSQLTTSDIHVIGNFPYNISSQIFFRVLMYRSQVKQVVGMLQKEVADRIAEKEGSKTYGILSVLLQAFYDVEYLFKVPPGVFQPPPKVMSAVIRMTRNKREHLPCDEAFFQKVVKQGFQNRRKTLRNALKPLNLPAQILSLPQMDLRAEQLSVEEFISLTLQIEQAGGAVRRV, from the coding sequence TTGATTCGGCCTAAAAAATTTCTCGGTCAGCATTTTCTTAAAGATCAAAACATCGCTTCTAAAATTGTAGAAGCCTTGTCTTTGCCTTCTCAAAAGAATTTTGTGCTGGAGATCGGACCAGGCACGGGAGTACTCACTCAATTTCTTATCAAAAAAGAAAATATCGATCTGCACCTGGTGGAAATTGACCGTGAGTCAGTGCCTTATCTTAAAGAACACTATCCCGCTTTGAGGGAAAAAATCACACAGGGCGACTTTCTTGAAATGGATTTGAGCCAACTCACGACATCGGATATTCATGTGATCGGCAATTTTCCATATAACATCTCCTCTCAAATTTTTTTTAGAGTCCTGATGTACAGGAGCCAGGTGAAGCAAGTGGTCGGGATGCTGCAAAAGGAAGTTGCCGACCGCATTGCCGAGAAAGAAGGAAGTAAAACGTACGGGATATTGAGCGTGCTGCTACAGGCATTTTATGATGTGGAGTATCTTTTTAAAGTACCGCCTGGAGTTTTTCAACCTCCGCCCAAGGTGATGTCGGCCGTGATACGAATGACCCGGAATAAACGGGAACATCTTCCGTGCGATGAAGCATTTTTTCAGAAAGTCGTGAAGCAGGGGTTTCAAAATCGGAGGAAAACATTGCGCAACGCACTCAAACCGCTAAATTTGCCGGCCCAGATATTGTCTCTGCCTCAGATGGATTTGCGAGCCGAGCAGCTGAGCGTAGAAGAGTTTATTTCCCTTACATTACAAATTGAGCAAGCCGGTGGAGCAGTTCGCAGAGTTTGA
- the pdxA gene encoding 4-hydroxythreonine-4-phosphate dehydrogenase, with protein MTSTSTDKPRIGITLGDLNGIGPEVVIKALSDNRLLNILTPVVYGSTRVLSYYRKLMNLEEFNYSQVKTKGQVYPKAVNVVNCWEDMIEITPGQPSRNSGKAALLCLKRSVEEMKEGLIDAIVTGPIDKNTIHGDDFPFRGHTEFLTQEFNAGESLMMLTGSSMRVGLVTEHVPLKDVAALITKDRVELKIRLFELSLKKDFNIGKPKIAVLGLNPHAGDEGLLGTEEQEVIKPVIADLKSKGKLVMGPFAADGFFATGQHTKYDGILAMYHDQGLVAFKAIDFNSGVNFTAGLPIVRTSPDHGTAYTIAGKNLADESSMRQAIYTACDIIKSRIEGNKPARPE; from the coding sequence ATGACATCAACTTCAACAGACAAGCCTCGTATCGGTATAACTCTTGGCGACCTTAACGGGATTGGTCCCGAGGTAGTGATCAAGGCGTTGTCTGACAACAGGCTTCTCAATATTTTAACGCCAGTAGTCTACGGATCTACCCGCGTACTCTCCTATTACCGTAAGTTAATGAACCTGGAGGAGTTCAACTACAGCCAGGTGAAAACCAAAGGCCAGGTCTATCCTAAAGCTGTTAACGTAGTCAATTGTTGGGAGGATATGATTGAAATTACACCAGGACAGCCATCGCGAAATTCTGGAAAGGCTGCTCTTCTCTGCTTAAAGAGATCTGTCGAAGAAATGAAGGAAGGGCTGATTGATGCAATTGTCACTGGGCCTATTGACAAGAATACAATTCACGGAGATGATTTTCCATTTCGTGGCCATACGGAATTTCTTACGCAGGAATTCAATGCTGGTGAAAGCCTGATGATGCTGACAGGCTCTAGTATGCGTGTTGGTCTTGTTACAGAGCATGTGCCTTTAAAAGATGTCGCAGCTCTGATTACCAAAGATCGCGTGGAGCTCAAAATCCGGTTATTCGAGCTCTCGCTCAAAAAGGATTTTAATATTGGTAAACCAAAGATTGCTGTGCTCGGCTTGAATCCGCATGCAGGAGACGAAGGATTGCTTGGCACTGAAGAACAAGAAGTCATCAAGCCAGTCATAGCCGATTTAAAATCCAAAGGTAAACTGGTGATGGGGCCCTTTGCAGCAGATGGTTTTTTCGCTACAGGTCAGCACACCAAATATGACGGCATACTCGCCATGTACCACGATCAGGGATTGGTGGCATTTAAAGCTATTGACTTTAATTCCGGAGTGAACTTTACGGCTGGATTGCCCATCGTGCGCACATCTCCAGATCATGGCACAGCATATACAATTGCCGGAAAGAACCTGGCAGATGAAAGTTCTATGCGTCAGGCTATCTACACAGCCTGCGATATCATCAAAAGCAGAATAGAAGGAAATAAACCGGCCAGACCGGAATGA
- a CDS encoding DNA-binding protein, which translates to MAKDYSVNVLGLSKSVHQFDFQLSEDFFKKYGQEVVANGNFEARVSLDKRETFIEADFTVKGSAHLVCDRSLDEFDFPVSIHKKVVFKYGEVPQEVSDEIVIITPDQDKLDLGQLMYEFIALQIPMKKLHPRYSSDDKDKEGLVYTSANKADDETIDPRWEVLKKLKK; encoded by the coding sequence ATGGCAAAGGATTACAGTGTCAACGTTCTCGGCCTTTCTAAAAGCGTTCACCAGTTCGATTTTCAATTGAGTGAAGACTTTTTTAAAAAGTATGGCCAGGAAGTAGTTGCCAACGGCAATTTTGAAGCCCGGGTGTCCCTCGATAAGCGGGAGACGTTCATTGAAGCTGATTTTACTGTTAAGGGTAGCGCGCACCTCGTTTGCGACCGAAGCCTGGATGAATTCGATTTTCCAGTCTCGATTCACAAAAAGGTTGTATTCAAATATGGCGAGGTACCCCAGGAAGTCAGCGATGAGATTGTCATCATCACTCCCGATCAGGATAAACTTGATCTGGGGCAATTGATGTATGAGTTTATTGCACTGCAGATACCGATGAAAAAACTGCATCCAAGGTATAGTAGTGACGATAAAGATAAAGAAGGGTTGGTTTATACGTCAGCAAACAAGGCTGATGATGAGACCATTGACCCGAGATGGGAAGTGTTAAAAAAGTTAAAAAAATAG
- the rpmF gene encoding 50S ribosomal protein L32 has translation MPNPKRKTSKTRRDKRRTHYKAVAKASAICPTTGEHHLPHRAFWHEGKLYFKGNVVMEKEVLA, from the coding sequence ATGCCAAATCCGAAACGAAAGACCTCGAAGACTCGCAGAGATAAGAGAAGAACACATTATAAGGCTGTTGCAAAAGCATCTGCCATATGCCCTACTACAGGTGAGCACCACTTACCTCACCGCGCTTTCTGGCACGAAGGCAAATTGTATTTCAAAGGAAACGTGGTAATGGAGAAAGAAGTACTGGCCTAA
- the fabH3 gene encoding 3-oxoacyl-[acyl-carrier-protein] synthase 3, translating into MSNIRAAITGVGGYVPDYVLTNKELETMVDTTDEWITSRTGIKERRILKGENVGVSVMGIAAVKDMIEKTKIDPKEIDCIIFATITPDLTFPATANLVATAVGATNAFSYDLAAACSGFIYGLNTGASFIQSGMYKKVVVIGGDKMSAILDYQDRTTCIIFGDGAGCVLLEPTTEDVGIIDSTLRSDGSGEAYLHMKAGGSRMRPTHETVDKRLHYVYQEGSAVFKFAVTNMAEVAAQVAERNKLTSETITWLVPHQANKRIIDATANRVGISEDKVMMNIERYGNTTGGTIPLLLWDYEKQLKKGDNLIIAAFGGGFTWGAIYVKWAYDGSKVKK; encoded by the coding sequence ATGAGCAATATCAGGGCAGCAATTACTGGTGTAGGAGGATACGTTCCAGACTATGTACTTACAAATAAAGAGCTGGAGACCATGGTAGACACCACCGATGAGTGGATAACCTCTCGCACCGGCATCAAGGAGCGCAGAATACTGAAAGGGGAAAATGTGGGCGTTTCTGTGATGGGGATTGCTGCTGTGAAAGACATGATCGAGAAAACAAAAATCGATCCCAAGGAAATTGATTGCATCATTTTTGCCACCATTACTCCTGATCTTACTTTCCCTGCTACGGCAAATTTAGTCGCCACAGCTGTGGGAGCAACCAACGCATTTAGTTATGATTTGGCAGCTGCTTGCTCCGGTTTCATTTATGGATTAAATACGGGCGCCAGTTTCATCCAGTCCGGCATGTACAAAAAAGTAGTTGTGATCGGTGGCGATAAAATGTCTGCCATCCTGGACTACCAGGATCGCACTACGTGCATTATCTTCGGTGATGGCGCTGGTTGCGTATTGCTAGAACCTACCACTGAAGATGTCGGAATAATTGACTCAACCTTACGAAGTGACGGATCTGGCGAAGCATACCTTCACATGAAAGCCGGAGGAAGTCGCATGAGACCTACTCACGAAACTGTTGACAAGCGTTTGCACTATGTTTACCAGGAGGGCTCAGCTGTTTTCAAATTTGCAGTGACTAATATGGCCGAGGTGGCAGCCCAGGTTGCCGAACGCAACAAACTGACTTCTGAAACAATTACCTGGCTTGTTCCGCACCAGGCTAACAAACGGATCATAGATGCCACTGCGAATCGTGTGGGCATCAGTGAAGACAAGGTGATGATGAATATTGAGCGGTATGGGAATACCACTGGTGGAACAATCCCCCTGTTATTGTGGGATTATGAAAAGCAACTCAAAAAAGGTGATAACCTGATCATCGCAGCTTTTGGTGGCGGATTCACCTGGGGTGCCATTTATGTAAAGTGGGCCTACGATGGAAGCAAAGTGAAAAAATAG
- the efp gene encoding elongation factor P, which produces MATVSDLSKGNFIRYNGEVVQIEELQHRTPGNLRAFYQIKMRNVRNGKVVENRFRPGDAVDQLRVETKEYQYLYQDGDSLVCMDNQTYEQIYLDKVLLGESVSYIKEGVTLLIAFENGTQPITAEAPAHVVVNVTYTEPGLQGDTATRTLKAATIDTGAEIRVPLFVNTGDNIKIKTANGEYVERVK; this is translated from the coding sequence ATGGCAACTGTATCCGATCTTAGCAAAGGAAACTTTATCCGCTACAATGGTGAGGTAGTGCAAATCGAAGAATTACAACATCGCACCCCTGGCAACCTTCGTGCATTTTATCAAATTAAAATGCGCAACGTGCGCAACGGAAAAGTTGTGGAAAACCGTTTTCGCCCTGGCGATGCCGTTGACCAATTGCGTGTAGAAACCAAAGAATACCAATACCTCTACCAGGATGGCGATAGTCTGGTATGCATGGATAACCAGACTTACGAACAAATTTATCTTGATAAAGTTTTGCTGGGTGAATCTGTGAGCTATATCAAAGAAGGCGTTACCCTGCTCATCGCATTTGAAAATGGAACTCAGCCCATTACTGCAGAAGCTCCGGCACACGTGGTAGTGAATGTAACTTATACTGAGCCCGGCCTGCAAGGTGATACAGCCACCCGCACGCTGAAAGCTGCTACGATTGATACCGGCGCAGAAATTCGTGTACCCCTATTTGTCAACACCGGTGACAACATCAAAATCAAGACGGCTAATGGTGAATATGTTGAACGTGTAAAATAA
- the accB gene encoding acetyl-CoA carboxylase, biotin carboxyl carrier protein — translation MASSKTGGTKNKKNARPSSESQNHNEMKTTEIRDLIDFIAQSGLNEVDIETKELKLHVKREPDQKVMKSPVMAAAPMAMAAPAPVAAAPAAAPKAEKAAPAPVGKNTVEIKSPMIGTFYRSSNPDSPPFASVGDKVTKGQVVCIIEAMKLFNEIESEVSGTIVKAMIENSSPVEYDQVLFVVEPD, via the coding sequence ATGGCATCAAGTAAAACCGGCGGAACAAAAAATAAAAAGAATGCCCGCCCATCTTCTGAATCGCAAAACCACAACGAAATGAAAACTACTGAAATCCGTGACCTTATCGACTTCATTGCGCAATCCGGTTTGAACGAAGTGGATATTGAGACCAAAGAGTTGAAGCTGCACGTGAAACGTGAGCCTGATCAAAAGGTAATGAAGTCTCCTGTAATGGCTGCTGCTCCAATGGCTATGGCTGCTCCTGCTCCTGTGGCCGCGGCTCCTGCCGCAGCACCAAAGGCGGAAAAAGCTGCACCGGCACCAGTCGGAAAAAATACGGTGGAAATAAAATCTCCGATGATCGGAACGTTCTATCGTTCTTCAAATCCTGACTCTCCTCCATTTGCATCCGTTGGTGACAAAGTCACGAAAGGACAGGTAGTATGCATCATCGAGGCGATGAAGTTGTTCAATGAAATCGAATCTGAAGTTTCAGGAACGATCGTAAAAGCAATGATAGAGAACTCCTCCCCTGTCGAATACGATCAGGTGTTGTTTGTTGTTGAGCCGGATTAA
- the accC_2 gene encoding acetyl-CoA carboxylase biotin carboxylase subunit, with translation MFKKILIANRGEIALRIIRTCKEMDIKTVAVYSTADRESLHVRFADEAVCIGDAPSKDSYLNIPRIISAAEITGADAIHPGYGFLSERAEFSAICHEYGIKFIGPSPAMINSMGDKSTAKDTMKKAGVPTIPGSEGLLSSIEEGLELAKAVKYPVILKATAGGGGKGMRVVNDPSEFKKAWDDAKREAGAAFGNDGLYLEKFVEEPRHIEIQIVGDQYGKACHLSERDCSIQRRHQKLVEETPSPIVSQELRERMGEAAIKGAKAINYEGAGTIEFLVDKHGDFYFMEMNTRIQVEHPITEEVTNYDLIKEQIKVAAGVPISGNNYFPTLFAMECRINAEDPANGFRPSPGKIINLHKPGGHGIRIDSHVYAGYTIPPNYDSMIGKLIATGQSRDEVITRMKRALSEFIIEGVKTTIPFHLKLMDNPVFRSGKFTTKFLETSFDFSQLK, from the coding sequence ATGTTTAAAAAAATATTAATAGCCAACCGTGGAGAAATCGCTTTGCGTATCATTCGTACGTGCAAGGAGATGGATATCAAAACAGTGGCAGTTTATTCTACAGCTGATCGCGAAAGCCTTCACGTGCGCTTTGCCGATGAAGCCGTTTGCATTGGCGATGCACCAAGTAAAGACTCTTACCTGAACATTCCCCGGATTATTTCGGCAGCCGAAATTACCGGTGCAGATGCTATCCACCCGGGGTATGGTTTCTTGTCAGAGCGCGCGGAATTTTCCGCTATCTGTCATGAATACGGAATCAAATTCATCGGCCCAAGCCCGGCCATGATCAACTCCATGGGCGATAAGTCGACAGCTAAGGACACGATGAAGAAGGCTGGCGTACCAACTATTCCCGGTTCAGAAGGTTTATTGAGCTCGATTGAAGAAGGGCTGGAACTCGCGAAAGCAGTAAAATATCCGGTCATTCTTAAAGCTACTGCCGGTGGTGGTGGTAAAGGAATGCGCGTGGTAAACGATCCAAGCGAATTTAAAAAGGCATGGGATGATGCGAAGCGTGAAGCAGGTGCCGCTTTCGGAAATGATGGCTTGTACCTGGAGAAATTTGTTGAAGAACCTCGCCATATTGAAATTCAAATTGTTGGAGACCAATATGGAAAAGCGTGCCACCTTTCGGAACGCGATTGCTCCATACAGCGCAGGCACCAAAAGTTAGTGGAAGAGACTCCATCACCCATCGTGTCACAAGAGTTACGCGAACGCATGGGCGAGGCAGCCATCAAAGGTGCAAAAGCCATCAACTACGAAGGTGCCGGAACTATCGAATTCCTCGTAGATAAGCACGGTGACTTCTACTTCATGGAAATGAATACACGTATCCAGGTAGAGCACCCGATAACTGAGGAAGTGACGAATTACGATTTGATTAAAGAACAAATCAAAGTGGCTGCCGGTGTACCTATTTCGGGGAACAACTATTTCCCTACCCTGTTTGCAATGGAGTGCCGTATCAATGCGGAAGATCCGGCTAACGGATTCCGTCCTTCTCCGGGAAAGATCATTAACCTGCATAAGCCCGGTGGACATGGTATTCGTATTGACAGCCACGTTTACGCTGGCTATACGATTCCTCCAAACTATGATTCCATGATTGGAAAACTGATTGCTACAGGTCAGTCACGTGATGAGGTAATTACACGTATGAAACGTGCGTTGAGCGAATTTATAATTGAAGGTGTGAAGACTACTATTCCTTTCCACTTGAAATTGATGGACAACCCTGTATTCCGCTCAGGCAAGTTTACAACTAAGTTTTTGGAGACGTCTTTTGATTTCTCACAATTGAAGTAA
- the pgk gene encoding phosphoglycerate kinase, which translates to MKTVKDINFKNKRALIRVDFNAPLDKSFNVTDANRIRATIPTLKKILGDGGSCVLMSHLGRPKEGPEEKYSLKHTIKTTEQLLGVKIKFAGDCISDEAFKLSADLKPGEVLLLENLRFYKQEEKGDLGFAEKLSKHGDIYVNDAFGTAHRAHASTTIVAQFIKEKCAGFVMAAELDNAKKVLENAAKPFTAIMGGAKISDKILIIEKLLDKVNHLIIGGGMAYTFFKALGGNIGKSLVEEDKLELAKELIQKAKSKGVELHLPMDSIIADKFDAQANTDIANNNSIKADWMGLDIGPQAREVFAKVIEDSKTILWNGPMGVFEMEKFEKGTKSVAEAVVRATSKGAFSLIGGGDSAAAVAKFGFEEKVSYVSTGGGALLEYFEGKVLPGVKALE; encoded by the coding sequence ATGAAGACAGTGAAAGACATCAATTTCAAAAACAAAAGAGCTCTCATCCGTGTTGACTTCAATGCCCCACTCGACAAGAGCTTCAATGTAACCGATGCCAATCGTATTCGGGCTACCATCCCAACATTAAAGAAAATACTGGGTGATGGCGGGAGCTGTGTTTTGATGTCTCATTTGGGAAGGCCCAAGGAAGGTCCGGAAGAAAAGTATTCATTGAAGCACACCATCAAGACCACAGAACAATTGCTTGGTGTTAAAATTAAATTCGCTGGAGATTGTATCAGTGATGAGGCATTTAAATTGTCTGCCGACTTGAAACCGGGTGAAGTGCTGCTGTTGGAAAACCTGCGCTTCTACAAGCAAGAAGAAAAGGGCGATCTCGGATTTGCAGAAAAACTTTCCAAACACGGAGATATCTACGTTAATGATGCTTTCGGTACCGCTCACCGGGCACACGCCAGTACAACGATCGTAGCGCAATTCATCAAGGAAAAATGCGCAGGCTTTGTAATGGCTGCTGAACTTGATAATGCGAAGAAGGTGCTGGAAAATGCCGCGAAACCCTTTACTGCAATCATGGGTGGAGCAAAAATCTCCGACAAGATTTTGATCATCGAAAAACTGCTGGATAAAGTCAATCACCTCATCATAGGCGGTGGCATGGCCTATACTTTCTTCAAAGCATTAGGTGGCAATATCGGTAAGTCACTTGTTGAAGAAGACAAACTGGAGCTGGCTAAAGAATTAATTCAAAAAGCTAAGAGCAAAGGAGTTGAACTTCACTTACCGATGGATTCCATCATTGCTGACAAGTTCGATGCACAGGCAAACACAGACATAGCAAACAACAACTCCATCAAAGCGGACTGGATGGGTTTAGATATTGGCCCACAGGCACGTGAAGTTTTTGCTAAAGTAATTGAAGATTCAAAAACCATTTTATGGAATGGCCCCATGGGTGTTTTTGAGATGGAGAAATTTGAAAAAGGGACCAAGTCTGTTGCCGAAGCCGTAGTGCGGGCTACAAGCAAAGGGGCATTTTCACTCATTGGTGGTGGAGATTCAGCAGCAGCGGTTGCGAAATTCGGCTTCGAAGAAAAAGTCAGTTACGTATCTACAGGAGGTGGCGCTCTTCTCGAATATTTTGAAGGGAAGGTTTTACCAGGTGTGAAAGCGTTGGAGTAA
- a CDS encoding oxidoreductase, translating to MNQLAVITGATKGIGRAVAERFAKAGFDIAACARNEKDLQQFKSDLETEFKVQVFVKSTDTSKKDQVSDFTAFVLQLKRPVNVLINNAGHFIPGETMLEADGAMESMVESNVYSAYYTTRGLIAGMKEKKSGHIFNMCSIASIKAYPNGGSYAISKFALLGFTKVLREELKSFNIRVTAVMPGATRTASWDGVDLPESRFMKTEDVAEVIFNAYTISERSVVEEVIIRPQLGDI from the coding sequence ATGAACCAACTGGCAGTAATCACGGGGGCTACAAAGGGAATCGGCAGGGCCGTGGCAGAGCGTTTTGCAAAAGCTGGCTTTGATATCGCGGCTTGTGCCCGGAATGAGAAAGACTTACAGCAATTTAAATCAGACCTGGAGACGGAATTCAAAGTACAGGTTTTTGTGAAGTCGACCGATACATCGAAGAAGGACCAGGTATCGGATTTTACTGCCTTTGTCCTGCAGCTCAAACGCCCGGTTAATGTACTGATCAACAATGCAGGTCACTTTATTCCCGGGGAGACTATGCTCGAGGCTGATGGCGCAATGGAAAGCATGGTCGAATCTAATGTGTATAGTGCTTATTATACCACTCGCGGTCTGATTGCCGGAATGAAGGAAAAGAAGAGCGGCCACATTTTTAATATGTGCTCCATCGCCAGCATCAAAGCGTATCCCAACGGAGGCTCTTATGCAATTTCAAAGTTTGCTTTATTGGGATTCACTAAAGTCCTTCGGGAAGAACTGAAATCTTTTAATATCCGTGTCACTGCGGTGATGCCTGGAGCTACCCGAACAGCCAGCTGGGACGGTGTAGATTTACCTGAGAGCCGTTTCATGAAAACAGAAGATGTAGCGGAAGTGATTTTTAACGCTTATACAATTTCAGAAAGGAGCGTAGTGGAGGAGGTGATTATCCGCCCACAACTCGGGGACATTTAG
- a CDS encoding ABC transporter permease — protein sequence MSGFGRYVIFLGSLFVRRESFSTYYKLVLDECVQIGVNSAFLFILVSSFIGAVTTVQTAFNMVSPLIPRFVISQVVREMTVLELAPTVMSLIYAGKIGSSMAGGIGTMRITEQIDALEVMGINSSSYLVLPKIIASMLMYPMLVVISGVCSLIGGYLIGTLIHIITPTEYVAGIRFSFNSQEIFVAIVKALVFAFLISSISSFKGYFTKGGALEVGIATTEAVTTSVIAILIADYFIVDLLL from the coding sequence ATGAGTGGATTTGGCCGTTACGTCATTTTCCTGGGATCACTATTTGTACGAAGGGAATCTTTCTCTACCTACTATAAACTCGTATTGGATGAGTGTGTCCAAATCGGGGTAAACTCTGCTTTTCTCTTCATCCTTGTTTCTTCATTTATCGGGGCAGTGACAACAGTCCAGACTGCCTTTAACATGGTTAGCCCATTGATTCCTCGGTTTGTTATCTCACAAGTTGTTCGCGAAATGACGGTGTTAGAGCTAGCTCCAACGGTAATGTCATTGATCTATGCCGGGAAAATCGGGTCAAGCATGGCTGGCGGGATTGGCACGATGCGGATCACGGAACAAATTGATGCCCTCGAGGTGATGGGTATTAACTCATCTTCGTACCTGGTCCTTCCAAAGATCATTGCTTCCATGCTGATGTACCCCATGCTCGTTGTCATTTCAGGCGTATGTTCTCTGATCGGGGGATATTTAATTGGCACATTAATTCACATCATCACACCTACGGAGTATGTAGCTGGCATTCGATTTAGTTTCAATTCTCAGGAAATATTTGTAGCTATCGTTAAGGCACTCGTATTTGCATTTCTGATTTCATCGATCTCTTCTTTTAAGGGATATTTTACTAAAGGCGGAGCTCTCGAGGTTGGTATAGCAACTACAGAGGCCGTAACCACCAGCGTGATTGCCATTCTGATTGCTGACTATTTCATCGTTGACCTGTTGCTGTAA
- a CDS encoding ABC transporter ATP-binding protein has translation MIKVKDISKSFSGKMVLDGINAEFEKGKTNLIIGSSGTGKSVLLKCIVGLITPDDGRVFYDLRNFTEADKEMKSDIRREIGMLFQGGALFDSKNVEANVMFPLDVLTKMPLSEKRDRANLCLKRVGLEGSNKKAVSEISGGMKKRVGIARAIVNNPNYLFCDEPNSGLDPQTSILIDELIHEITHELDITTVVVTHDMNSVMGIGENIIFLYKGHKLWEGNSADITHSGVEELDDFVFANKVMSKMRDRQ, from the coding sequence ATGATCAAAGTCAAAGATATTTCAAAGTCTTTCAGCGGCAAGATGGTGCTCGATGGCATTAATGCCGAATTTGAAAAGGGGAAGACGAACCTGATTATCGGCTCAAGCGGTACCGGAAAAAGCGTGCTGTTAAAATGCATTGTCGGGCTAATTACTCCGGATGATGGACGTGTGTTCTATGACCTGCGGAATTTTACCGAAGCAGATAAGGAAATGAAATCCGACATTCGCCGGGAGATCGGAATGCTCTTCCAAGGCGGGGCATTATTTGATTCCAAAAATGTGGAAGCTAATGTGATGTTTCCCCTGGACGTCCTGACCAAAATGCCGTTAAGCGAAAAAAGAGATCGCGCCAATCTTTGCCTTAAGCGTGTAGGGCTTGAAGGATCTAATAAAAAAGCCGTTTCAGAAATTAGTGGTGGCATGAAAAAACGCGTAGGTATCGCCCGTGCCATCGTCAATAACCCGAACTATTTATTCTGTGATGAGCCAAACTCAGGCCTCGATCCACAAACCTCCATCTTAATTGATGAATTGATCCACGAAATTACTCACGAACTTGATATTACCACAGTTGTTGTAACTCACGATATGAATTCCGTAATGGGTATCGGTGAGAATATCATCTTCCTGTACAAAGGCCACAAGCTGTGGGAAGGCAACTCTGCCGACATTACTCATTCAGGTGTTGAGGAACTTGATGACTTTGTCTTTGCCAACAAAGTCATGAGCAAAATGAGAGATCGTCAATAG